From Salvia splendens isolate huo1 chromosome 3, SspV2, whole genome shotgun sequence, a single genomic window includes:
- the LOC121793427 gene encoding non-structural maintenance of chromosomes element 4 homolog A-like, producing MRTVKREIFNRNNRITQSSEQNACEARDAADNSGAEDAFVKRRVLRSKYLIFKNRICDERDDISKVDSQKFRTFIEEVDSLHQLVQKPREQVADAEALFDITNTLVTSVKAYNNDGLTPSDFVSCLLRDFGKEGGPSSNRNEQSGSIRWEDIGQVVSVVFSSAPGCRTMIGPMNTELKERKTVVHRKRAKPTKNSRPEELENDSGEKTDTDKNMATMFNVLRKNRKAKLENLILNRKSFAQTVENLFALSFLIKDGRAEISVDGTGRHLVSPKNAPSADAIQSGESAYSHFIFRYDFKDWKAMLDSVAAGEELMPHRLEANEARSNVEPDSEFDGSQAAQPSTPIRKLCRNRGLVIQEQTVVEDSPESDTNTTTERTAAIRRGKRKLR from the exons ATGCGAACCGTAAAGAGGGAGATATTTAACCGTAACAATCGGATTACACAGAGCAGTGAGCAGAACGCCTGTGAGGCACGCGATGCAGCGGATAACAGCGGAGCCGAGGACGCTTTTGTTAAGCGCAGGGTTCTTCGCTCCAAGTACCTCATCTTCAAAAACCGAATATGCG ATGAGAGGGATGATATATCAAAAGTTGATTCTCAAAAGTTCAGAACATTTATTGAAGAAGTAGATAGCTTGCATCAGCTAG TACAAAAGCCCAGGGAGCAAGTAGCAGATGCTGAAGCTCTGTTTGACATTACAAATACATTGGTGACCTCTGTTAAAGCATATAACAATGATGGCTTAACGCCTTCAGATTTTGTTAGCTGTCTTCTTAGAGATTTTGGAAAAGAAGGTGGACCAAGTAGTAACCGAAATGAGCAAAGTGGTTCGATAAGATGGGAAGACATTGGACAAGTTGTCTCTGTTGTTTTCAGCAGTGCTCCTGGTTGTCGTACAAT GATTGGCCCCATGAACACTGAATTAAAGGAGCGTAAGACTGTGGTTCATAGAAAGCGCGCAAAACCAACGAAAAATTCCCGGCCAGAAGAG CTTGAAAACGACAGTGGCGAGAAAACGGATACTGATAAGAATATGGCGACTATGTTTAATGTCTTGAGGAAGAATCGCAAGGCCAAGCTCGAAAATCTAATATTAAACAGGAAGTCGTTTGCACAAACTGTGGAAAATTTATTTGCTCTATCATTTCTTATAAAAGATGGGCGTGCTGAGATTTCAGTGGACGGCACTGGACGACATCTGGTTT CCCCAAAGAATGCTCCTAGTGCTGATGCAATTCAATCTGGCGAGTCTGCTTATAGTCATTTTATATTCAGATATGACTTTAAGGACTGGAAG GCAATGTTGGATTCTGTTGCTGCCGGGGAGGAACTCATGCCCCACAGACTCGAGGCAAATGAAGCTAGAAGTAACGTTGAACCAGACTCAGAGTTTGATGGATCCCAAGCTGCACAGCCTTCAACTCCTATAAGGAAATTGTGTAGGAACCGAGGTTTGGTTATACAGGAGCAGACTGTTGTGGAAGATTCACCTGAAAGTGACACTAATACAACTACTGAAAGGACTGCTGCCATTCGTAGAGGAAAGCGAAAATTAAGATGA